The Paraburkholderia sp. SOS3 genome includes a region encoding these proteins:
- a CDS encoding DUF2917 domain-containing protein — protein MREIRTFELEHGEPAAAWRVAQPLLLKVTAGEVWLTMEGDAEDYWLARGDTVRLPRGVTAWLSAGDQGARVVLSGNRRMTGWPLTRTSAWSWLPRWLLAV, from the coding sequence ATGCGCGAAATCCGAACTTTCGAACTCGAGCACGGCGAGCCGGCGGCCGCGTGGCGTGTCGCGCAGCCGCTTCTGCTCAAAGTAACGGCCGGCGAGGTGTGGCTGACGATGGAAGGCGACGCCGAAGACTATTGGCTCGCGCGCGGCGACACAGTCAGGCTGCCGCGCGGCGTGACCGCCTGGCTCAGCGCCGGCGATCAGGGCGCGCGCGTCGTGCTGTCGGGCAACCGGCGCATGACGGGTTGGCCTTTGACGCGCACGTCGGCGTGGAGCTGGCTGCCGCGGTGGTTGCTGGCGGTTTGA
- a CDS encoding citrate/2-methylcitrate synthase, translated as MPSSRPASSSSSKRYLCADEAAQALGISLPTLYAYVSRGMLRSSPDANSKRRLYDADEVRRLARRKADGKRAGKVAQKVLDWGVPVLESAITLIADGRLFYRGHDAIELARTASLEDTAALLWACSERRIAQAPAAPIAAAQWSAWLKLWSDSTPLDRALVLLPAAAAQMPRVWALGRDAQLDTACVLLRLVAAAMISAAPSNDPLHRQLAAAWGVRTRPQINLLRAALVACADHELNASTFTVRCITSTGTHLFGAIAGGLAALAGPRHGGETVRVAALFDDASRAADLDRFLATRLAHEEHSDASSAGTQETLALRPPLPGFGHPLYPDGDPRARLLLEMLADCAPARSPLVEVQRLAASMHDTAGVEPTVDYALAAIERVLALPSGAAFTLFAVGRVAGWIAHAIEQTADGRLIRPRARYIGAYDTNS; from the coding sequence ATGCCCTCCTCCCGTCCTGCCAGCAGTTCTTCGTCGAAGCGCTACCTCTGCGCCGATGAAGCCGCGCAAGCACTCGGCATCAGCTTGCCGACGCTATACGCCTATGTCAGCCGTGGCATGCTGCGCTCGTCGCCCGATGCAAATTCGAAACGCCGCCTCTACGATGCCGACGAAGTGCGGCGCCTCGCGCGCCGCAAGGCCGACGGCAAGCGCGCAGGCAAAGTCGCGCAGAAAGTACTCGACTGGGGCGTGCCGGTGCTTGAATCGGCAATCACGCTAATCGCCGACGGCCGGCTCTTCTATCGCGGACATGACGCGATCGAACTGGCTCGCACTGCCTCGCTGGAAGACACGGCCGCGTTGCTGTGGGCGTGCAGCGAACGGCGCATCGCGCAGGCGCCGGCGGCGCCGATCGCCGCCGCGCAGTGGTCCGCTTGGCTGAAATTGTGGAGCGACAGCACGCCGCTCGATCGCGCGCTCGTGCTGCTGCCGGCCGCCGCGGCGCAAATGCCGCGCGTCTGGGCGCTCGGGCGCGACGCGCAGCTCGACACCGCCTGTGTGCTGCTGCGCCTCGTCGCGGCCGCCATGATTTCGGCTGCTCCGTCGAACGATCCGCTGCATCGGCAACTCGCCGCCGCGTGGGGCGTACGCACCCGGCCGCAGATCAACCTGCTGCGCGCCGCACTCGTCGCGTGCGCCGATCACGAATTGAACGCGTCGACCTTCACGGTGCGCTGCATCACATCGACCGGCACACATCTGTTCGGCGCGATCGCAGGCGGCCTTGCCGCGCTCGCGGGGCCGCGGCACGGCGGCGAGACAGTGCGCGTCGCGGCACTGTTCGACGACGCCTCGCGCGCCGCCGACCTCGATCGCTTCCTCGCCACGCGTCTCGCTCACGAGGAACACAGCGACGCAAGCAGCGCCGGCACGCAGGAAACGCTCGCGCTGCGTCCGCCGCTGCCGGGCTTCGGCCATCCTCTGTATCCGGACGGCGACCCGCGTGCCAGGCTGCTGCTCGAGATGCTCGCCGACTGCGCGCCCGCGCGTTCGCCGCTCGTGGAAGTGCAACGGCTTGCCGCGTCCATGCACGACACGGCCGGCGTCGAGCCGACCGTCGACTATGCGTTGGCTGCAATCGAACGCGTGCTCGCATTGCCGTCGGGCGCAGCGTTCACGCTATTTGCGGTGGGCCGCGTTGCGGGCTGGATCGCGCATGCGATCGAACAGACAGCGGACGGCAGGCTCATTCGCCCGCGCGCCCGCTATATCGGCGCGTACGATACAAATAGTTGA
- a CDS encoding CoA transferase — MTPLIALDHLWTAAGGDAAALDAVSITGNDPALPSVFRVGTLAAATIAATGLAAAECHRLQTGQQSGLQRGLRRGLQSGQRQRVHVDVQRALTAFRSERYLRVNDGPPLDMRNPIFGFFETRDGRWVQLHTNFPHHLEGVLKILGCANDRSSVAQAIRDWDGAILDQTLADAGLPAALIRTPREWAALEQAKAIANLPLFEIERIGDAPPQPIASSSRAGAGGLARAAQAAQAAQAAQAAQAPGQPLSGVRVLDLSRIIAGPVAGRALASHGAQVLLVNGPHLPNIAPLVIDTGRGKRSATLDLREAAGRARLEALTRDADVFLQAYRPGALAARGFGPEALARLRPGIVCVSISAYGHTGPWAARRGFDSLVQSASGIAHTEAHAAGVDGPKHLPCQALDHGTGYLAAFGAMVALARRATEGGSWHVRLSLAQTGRWLQSLGQIEDGWRVPEVNFDDVKDSLDAVDSPFGRVLGTPPAEQLSETPARYGRPPVPIGADDARWES; from the coding sequence ATGACGCCTCTTATTGCACTGGACCATCTGTGGACCGCGGCCGGCGGCGACGCCGCGGCGCTCGACGCCGTTTCGATCACCGGCAACGATCCTGCGTTGCCGTCGGTGTTCCGCGTCGGCACGCTCGCGGCTGCGACGATCGCGGCGACGGGGCTGGCCGCCGCCGAGTGTCATCGGTTGCAAACCGGGCAGCAAAGCGGGTTACAACGCGGGTTACGACGCGGGCTGCAGAGCGGTCAGCGGCAACGCGTTCACGTCGACGTGCAGCGTGCGCTGACCGCGTTTCGCAGCGAACGGTACCTGCGCGTGAACGATGGCCCGCCGCTCGACATGCGCAATCCGATCTTCGGCTTCTTCGAGACGCGCGACGGCCGCTGGGTTCAGTTGCACACGAATTTTCCGCATCACCTCGAAGGTGTGCTGAAAATCCTCGGTTGCGCGAACGACCGGTCTTCTGTGGCACAGGCGATTCGCGATTGGGACGGCGCCATCCTCGATCAGACGCTCGCCGATGCGGGCTTGCCCGCCGCGCTGATTCGCACGCCGCGCGAATGGGCAGCGCTCGAGCAGGCGAAGGCGATTGCGAATCTGCCGCTGTTCGAGATCGAGCGGATTGGCGATGCGCCGCCGCAGCCGATTGCGTCGTCAAGCCGTGCCGGCGCCGGGGGGCTTGCTCGAGCGGCCCAAGCGGCCCAAGCGGCCCAAGCGGCCCAAGCGGCCCAAGCACCCGGCCAGCCGCTTTCCGGCGTGCGCGTGCTCGATCTGTCGCGGATCATCGCGGGGCCGGTCGCGGGCCGCGCGCTCGCATCGCACGGCGCACAGGTGCTGCTCGTCAATGGCCCGCATCTGCCGAACATTGCGCCGCTCGTGATCGACACGGGCCGCGGCAAGCGTTCGGCGACGCTCGATCTGCGCGAAGCAGCGGGCCGCGCTCGACTCGAGGCGCTCACGCGCGATGCCGATGTGTTCCTGCAGGCCTACCGGCCGGGCGCACTCGCCGCGCGTGGCTTCGGACCGGAGGCACTCGCGCGGTTGAGGCCCGGCATCGTCTGCGTGTCGATCTCCGCATATGGGCATACAGGGCCGTGGGCCGCGCGGCGCGGTTTCGACAGCCTCGTGCAGTCGGCGAGCGGCATTGCGCATACGGAGGCGCACGCGGCCGGCGTCGATGGGCCGAAGCACCTGCCGTGTCAGGCGCTCGATCACGGCACCGGCTACCTGGCCGCGTTCGGTGCGATGGTGGCACTGGCGCGCCGCGCGACCGAGGGCGGCAGCTGGCATGTGCGGCTGTCGCTTGCGCAAACGGGCCGCTGGTTGCAGTCGCTCGGGCAGATCGAGGATGGCTGGCGCGTGCCGGAAGTGAATTTCGACGATGTGAAGGATTCACTCGACGCGGTCGATTCGCCGTTTGGCCGCGTGCTCGGCACGCCGCCCGCCGAACAGCTTTCGGAGACGCCGGCGCGCTACGGCCGGCCGCCGGTGCCGATCGGCGCTGATGACGCGCGCTGGGAAAGCTAG
- a CDS encoding GntR family transcriptional regulator, translating into MNSTTEDRWRDLRPDPENDTPLYLQLARKLGHAIHDNRWNPGEALPSERVLSDALGVSRITARKAIALLVEQGLIRRTQGAGSFITPRYEDPLSRLSSFSEMLRRRGFTPSSQWLSREIVPANRDEVIRLGLSPAAAVTRLRRLRLADGIVMAVENSTFPASVIPDPHAIGDSLYSYLEQRGLSIVRALQHFRAVNASEEIAQQMSIAQNEALLLITRVGYTSDQRAIELTDTYCRNDYYDFVAELRK; encoded by the coding sequence ATGAACTCAACCACGGAAGACCGCTGGCGCGATTTGCGCCCGGACCCGGAAAACGATACGCCGCTTTACTTGCAACTCGCCCGCAAGCTCGGCCATGCCATTCATGACAACCGCTGGAACCCCGGGGAAGCATTGCCCTCGGAGCGTGTGCTGTCCGACGCGCTTGGCGTGTCGCGCATTACCGCGCGCAAGGCGATCGCGCTGCTCGTCGAACAGGGTTTGATCCGCCGCACGCAAGGCGCGGGCAGCTTCATTACGCCGCGCTACGAAGATCCGTTGTCGCGCCTGTCAAGCTTCAGCGAGATGCTGCGCCGGCGCGGTTTCACCCCCAGTTCGCAATGGCTTTCGCGCGAGATCGTGCCGGCGAACCGCGATGAAGTGATCCGCCTCGGGCTGTCGCCGGCGGCCGCCGTCACGCGCTTGCGCCGCTTGCGGCTTGCGGACGGCATCGTGATGGCCGTCGAGAATTCGACGTTCCCCGCTTCGGTGATTCCCGATCCGCATGCGATCGGCGATTCGTTGTATTCGTATCTCGAGCAGCGCGGTTTGTCGATCGTACGCGCGCTGCAACACTTTCGCGCGGTCAATGCGAGCGAGGAAATCGCACAGCAAATGAGCATTGCGCAGAACGAAGCGCTGCTGCTGATTACACGCGTCGGTTATACGTCGGACCAGCGCGCGATTGAACTGACCGATACCTATTGCCGTAACGACTACTACGACTTCGTGGCCGAGCTGCGGAAGTAG
- a CDS encoding aldo/keto reductase: MTTDIATVTLPDGERIPKLGQGTWEMGERTSQRAAEIAALREGIELGMTLIDTAEMYGEGSTESLLGEALAGVRDDVFLVSKVYPHNASRRGVQAACERSLKRLKTDRLDLYLLHWRGSEPLEETVAGFEALRQAGKIRHWGVSNFDADDMDELAAVPHGDACATNQILYNVARRGPEFDLLPWLKARNIPAMAYSPVDHARLPKRSPLDDIAAAHGVSVFQIALAWVLQQPDVFAIPKAGRVEHVRDNRRAADIALSADDCAAIDAHFRPPLRKQPLEML; the protein is encoded by the coding sequence ATGACGACCGATATCGCCACCGTGACGTTACCCGACGGCGAGCGCATCCCGAAGCTGGGGCAGGGCACGTGGGAGATGGGCGAGCGCACGTCGCAGCGCGCGGCGGAAATCGCGGCGCTGCGCGAAGGCATCGAACTCGGCATGACGCTCATCGATACCGCGGAGATGTACGGCGAAGGCTCGACTGAATCGCTGCTCGGCGAGGCGCTGGCGGGCGTTCGCGACGACGTGTTTCTCGTCAGCAAGGTGTATCCGCATAACGCGAGCCGGCGCGGCGTGCAGGCGGCGTGCGAACGCTCGCTCAAGCGCCTGAAGACCGACCGGCTCGACTTGTACCTGCTGCACTGGCGCGGTTCGGAGCCGCTCGAAGAAACCGTCGCGGGCTTCGAAGCGCTGCGTCAGGCCGGCAAGATCCGCCACTGGGGCGTGAGCAACTTCGACGCCGACGATATGGACGAACTCGCCGCCGTGCCGCACGGCGATGCGTGCGCGACGAATCAGATTCTGTACAACGTCGCGCGGCGCGGGCCGGAATTCGATCTCCTGCCGTGGCTCAAGGCGCGCAATATTCCGGCAATGGCTTATAGCCCCGTCGATCACGCGCGTTTGCCGAAGCGTTCGCCGCTTGACGACATTGCGGCCGCGCATGGGGTATCGGTGTTCCAGATCGCGCTTGCGTGGGTGCTGCAGCAGCCCGATGTGTTCGCGATTCCGAAGGCGGGACGCGTCGAACATGTGCGCGATAACCGGCGCGCCGCGGATATCGCATTGAGCGCCGACGATTGCGCGGCGATCGATGCGCATTTCCGTCCGCCGCTGCGCAAGCAGCCGCTCGAGATGTTGTGA
- a CDS encoding dipeptide ABC transporter ATP-binding protein — translation MSASPAAAFPAFDVSKRDRSDALTIVGLTVAYRVRGRDREVLQDVSFRVRRGEAYGLVGESGCGKSTVAMAVLRYLARNGRVKAGRIAIDGEDVESLDTAALRAMRANAISMVYQDPSRALNPSLTIARQVAEAFEVSGATYDEAMQRTLEMLRRVRIGAPERVMDSYPHELSGGMQQRVVIAMALASNPALLILDEPTTGLDATVEADVLDLIAQLRKEYGTAVLFISHNLAVIGKMCERVGVLYAGKLVEEGATRDVFSRPRHPYTVGLLRCLPSPGRSKDRDRLDTIAGSLPTPGSITQGCIYADRCRLADDRCRRDAPPPYRMSAQHGDQMSRCHYHERAIELPRANANAPQQTGQAAQSADSSQTQAHTRAPPVAAKPNGAGRVLRAGHVSKTFHASGVALRAVDSVSLDLAAGETLGLVGESGSGKTTLAKMLLGLIEPDAGGVLELDGEPLASRVTRRNDEQVKSLQIVFQNPDSALNRAHSVKRLIGRALSRLTSLHALAREERLTTLVEAVRLPDRYLGARTRQLSGGLKQRVAIARAFAGDPRVVVCDEPTSALDVSVQAAILNLLADLQREHQVSYIFISHDLHVVRYLSDRIAVLYVGRLLEIGPAAAVFDGPHHPYTEALLSSVPTLDAHATKLGRERIRLEGEPPSPAEPPSGCVFHTRCPRKIGAICEQQDPPFSDAGDGHRIRCHIPIDELRSLQRRR, via the coding sequence ATGAGCGCGTCGCCGGCCGCAGCATTTCCCGCGTTCGATGTGTCGAAGCGCGACCGTTCCGATGCGCTGACGATCGTCGGCCTCACGGTTGCTTACCGTGTGCGCGGCCGCGATCGGGAGGTGTTGCAGGACGTGTCGTTTCGCGTGCGGCGCGGCGAAGCCTATGGTCTCGTCGGCGAATCGGGCTGCGGCAAATCGACGGTTGCGATGGCCGTGCTGCGCTATCTCGCGCGCAATGGCCGGGTCAAGGCGGGCCGCATCGCGATCGACGGCGAGGATGTCGAATCGCTCGATACGGCCGCGCTGCGCGCCATGCGCGCGAATGCGATCTCGATGGTCTATCAGGACCCGTCGCGCGCGCTGAACCCTTCGCTGACGATCGCTCGCCAGGTCGCCGAAGCGTTCGAAGTATCGGGCGCGACCTACGACGAGGCGATGCAACGCACGCTCGAGATGCTGCGGCGCGTGCGCATCGGGGCGCCCGAACGCGTGATGGATAGTTATCCGCACGAATTGTCGGGCGGCATGCAGCAGCGCGTCGTGATCGCGATGGCGCTCGCGTCGAACCCCGCGCTGCTGATTCTCGACGAACCGACGACCGGACTCGACGCGACCGTCGAAGCGGACGTGCTCGATCTGATCGCGCAACTGCGCAAGGAATATGGCACCGCAGTGCTGTTTATCAGCCACAACCTCGCGGTGATCGGCAAGATGTGCGAGCGCGTCGGCGTGCTGTACGCGGGCAAGCTCGTCGAGGAAGGCGCGACACGCGACGTGTTCAGCCGGCCGCGTCATCCTTATACGGTTGGTCTGTTGCGCTGCCTGCCGAGCCCGGGCCGCAGCAAGGATCGGGACCGGCTCGATACGATCGCGGGCAGCTTGCCGACGCCCGGTTCGATCACACAGGGCTGCATTTACGCAGACCGTTGCCGGCTCGCCGACGATCGCTGCCGCCGCGATGCGCCGCCGCCGTACAGGATGAGCGCGCAGCATGGCGACCAGATGTCGCGCTGTCACTATCATGAGCGCGCGATCGAGTTGCCGCGGGCGAATGCGAATGCGCCGCAGCAAACCGGGCAGGCGGCGCAGTCCGCCGATTCGAGTCAAACGCAAGCGCACACTCGCGCGCCGCCCGTCGCTGCAAAGCCCAACGGCGCTGGGCGCGTGCTGCGCGCCGGACACGTCTCGAAGACCTTCCATGCATCCGGCGTCGCATTGCGCGCGGTCGATTCGGTATCGCTCGACCTCGCGGCCGGCGAAACACTGGGCCTCGTCGGCGAATCGGGCAGCGGGAAGACGACACTCGCCAAAATGCTGCTCGGTCTCATCGAACCCGACGCGGGCGGCGTGCTCGAACTCGACGGCGAACCCTTGGCCTCGCGCGTGACACGCCGCAACGACGAGCAGGTGAAGTCGCTGCAGATCGTGTTTCAGAACCCCGATTCGGCGCTCAATCGCGCGCATTCGGTGAAGCGTCTGATCGGCCGCGCGCTGTCGCGGCTGACTTCGCTGCATGCGCTCGCGCGCGAAGAACGGTTGACGACGCTCGTGGAAGCCGTGCGCTTGCCGGACCGCTATCTGGGCGCACGCACGCGGCAATTGTCCGGCGGCCTCAAGCAGCGCGTGGCGATCGCGCGCGCATTCGCGGGCGATCCGCGGGTCGTCGTCTGCGACGAACCGACTTCCGCACTCGATGTATCGGTGCAGGCCGCAATCCTGAACCTGCTCGCGGATTTGCAGCGCGAGCATCAGGTGAGCTACATATTCATTTCGCACGATCTGCACGTGGTCCGCTATCTGTCGGACCGCATCGCCGTGCTGTACGTCGGCAGGCTGCTCGAAATCGGGCCCGCCGCTGCTGTGTTCGATGGACCGCACCATCCGTACACGGAGGCACTGCTCTCGTCGGTACCGACACTCGATGCGCATGCAACGAAGTTGGGCCGCGAGCGCATTCGTCTCGAGGGCGAACCGCCGAGTCCCGCAGAACCGCCGTCAGGATGCGTGTTTCATACTCGCTGCCCGCGCAAGATCGGCGCGATCTGCGAACAGCAGGACCCGCCGTTTTCCGATGCCGGCGACGGCCACCGCATCCGCTGCCATATCCCCATCGACGAGCTTCGCTCGCTTCAACGTCGCCGATGA
- a CDS encoding ABC transporter permease produces the protein MTSAAPGTPEAREAGATPGAVAVATTATTSAAPPPRAQDPRYERLLLLLRSPGFVIGLLIVLWWVACAIAGTWIAPHDAYASDPLNSLLPPDRTHWFGTDQLGRDVCSRVIVGARDILTIAPLATLVGTVAGTALGLTVGYFGGWVDHVIGRAIDAVLALPLVIVALLALAAVGASNLTVILVIGITFMPITARTVRAAVLAERHLDYVAAAQLRGEHAVYIMFAEILPNVLPPIIVEATVRLGYAIFSVATLSFLGFGIQPPSADWGLALSDSYTLMAGGAWWTVVFDAAAIASLVVGVNLIADSVEGVLDR, from the coding sequence ATGACGAGCGCCGCACCGGGTACACCCGAAGCGCGCGAGGCGGGCGCCACACCGGGCGCCGTGGCGGTCGCGACGACTGCGACGACCTCCGCCGCGCCGCCGCCGCGCGCGCAGGATCCGCGCTACGAGCGGCTGCTGTTGCTGCTGCGCTCGCCGGGCTTCGTGATCGGTTTGCTCATCGTGCTGTGGTGGGTAGCCTGCGCGATCGCCGGCACATGGATCGCGCCGCACGACGCTTACGCATCCGATCCGCTCAATTCGCTGCTGCCGCCCGATCGCACGCACTGGTTCGGCACCGATCAGCTCGGCCGCGATGTCTGTTCACGCGTGATTGTCGGCGCGCGCGACATCCTGACGATCGCGCCGCTCGCGACGCTCGTCGGCACCGTCGCGGGCACCGCGCTCGGGCTGACCGTCGGCTATTTCGGCGGCTGGGTCGATCATGTGATCGGCCGCGCGATCGACGCCGTGCTCGCGTTGCCGCTCGTGATCGTCGCGCTGCTCGCGCTCGCCGCGGTCGGCGCGTCGAACCTCACGGTGATACTCGTGATCGGCATCACGTTCATGCCGATCACCGCGCGTACCGTGCGCGCCGCGGTGCTCGCCGAACGCCATCTCGACTATGTCGCCGCGGCGCAGCTGCGCGGCGAGCATGCGGTTTACATCATGTTCGCCGAGATTCTGCCGAACGTGCTGCCGCCGATCATCGTCGAAGCGACCGTGCGTCTCGGCTATGCGATCTTCTCGGTCGCGACGCTGTCGTTTCTCGGCTTCGGCATCCAGCCGCCTTCCGCGGACTGGGGGCTCGCGCTCTCCGATTCGTACACGCTGATGGCCGGCGGCGCATGGTGGACCGTCGTGTTCGACGCCGCGGCAATCGCATCGCTGGTGGTCGGCGTGAATCTGATTGCCGACAGCGTCGAAGGAGTATTGGACCGATGA
- a CDS encoding ABC transporter permease — MSTSASSASAAGRGTSGNAARVARFLAARLALALVTLWLLSVLVFAGGQLLPGDVGRAILGPLADARAVAALNHQLGADRPLLTQYTQWITHLLHGDMGTSYAFREPVAPFIGSALANSAKLGLLAFIVVVPLGIAGGVWAALHEGRWIDRTISVAGLSATVVPEFVSSIVLILVFGIWLRWLPIEAAAPPGAGALEQLRHLILPVLPLVLIFFGYIARMARAGTVEALDADYTRTAILKGLPPHVVIFRHVLRNALLPTITVAATQLGYMIGGLVVVETLFHYEGIGSLIYSAAKAKDFPMLEAGVLTVGVVYTVANFIADALHVTLNPRLRVRSAE, encoded by the coding sequence ATGTCGACCTCCGCCTCTTCCGCTTCCGCCGCCGGGCGTGGCACTTCGGGCAATGCGGCGCGCGTGGCGCGCTTTCTCGCGGCGCGTCTCGCACTTGCGCTCGTCACGTTGTGGCTGCTTTCGGTACTCGTGTTCGCCGGCGGGCAGCTGCTGCCCGGCGACGTCGGCCGCGCGATACTCGGCCCGCTCGCCGACGCACGCGCGGTCGCCGCGCTCAACCATCAGCTCGGCGCGGACCGCCCGCTGCTCACGCAGTACACGCAATGGATCACGCATCTGCTGCACGGCGATATGGGCACGTCGTACGCGTTTCGCGAACCGGTTGCGCCGTTTATCGGCAGCGCGCTCGCCAATTCCGCGAAGCTCGGCCTGCTCGCGTTTATCGTCGTCGTGCCGCTCGGCATCGCGGGCGGCGTATGGGCCGCCTTGCACGAAGGGCGCTGGATCGACCGCACGATCAGCGTCGCCGGGCTATCGGCGACCGTGGTGCCGGAATTCGTTTCGTCGATCGTGCTGATACTCGTGTTCGGCATCTGGCTGCGCTGGCTGCCGATCGAAGCGGCCGCGCCGCCGGGCGCGGGCGCGCTCGAACAGTTGCGGCATCTGATCCTGCCGGTGCTGCCACTCGTGCTGATCTTTTTCGGCTATATCGCGCGCATGGCGCGCGCGGGCACTGTCGAAGCGCTCGATGCGGACTACACGCGCACAGCGATCCTGAAAGGCTTGCCGCCGCACGTCGTGATTTTCCGGCACGTACTGCGCAATGCGCTGCTGCCGACCATCACCGTCGCGGCGACGCAGCTCGGCTATATGATCGGCGGGCTCGTCGTCGTCGAGACGCTGTTTCACTACGAAGGCATCGGCTCGCTGATCTACAGCGCCGCGAAAGCGAAGGACTTTCCGATGCTCGAGGCTGGCGTGCTGACGGTCGGCGTCGTCTATACAGTCGCCAATTTCATCGCGGATGCGCTGCACGTGACGTTGAATCCGCGTCTGCGCGTACGGAGCGCCGAATGA
- a CDS encoding ABC transporter substrate-binding protein, with protein MKIPADHPYLPSLRRTLDTARNEADPYGNHAIDEFLAGRLSRRELLRYASVIGLSLAGTGLFAAREARAQGATNATIRIAHLMPAGAVDPLTVTDAGGLALLNQTGEFLVDDDSEKLMLRPALALSWKPDDKGSVWTFKLRQNVKFSNGEPFTAKDVAATFDRLTDPAAGSAALSVFKGVLSKGATKVVDDHTVEFHLDAPTGNFPYYVSSDNYNAIILPASYQGDYEKTFVGTGAFKLEKYQPKVGASFVRNPDYWGEKALPERLQFTFYADQQAQILALQGRQADVMGTFTVQGGRGLLNNPEFKVIGVKSSAHRQIHMRNDSPQFKDKRVRQALALAIDRDVIVRGLFQGRAQVGNDSPFAPVFPSSDAGVPQRRIDVAKAKQLLAQAGVPNGFDITLTTEKYMELPDLAVVVQNYAKAIGVRINLKVESQSMYYGAGAPGKSDWLDSPLGITDYGARGVPNVFLKAPLTSTGTWNAAHFRNPQYDRLVANFDAALDITSQKRISAQIQTLLLDETPVIIPFFYDQLIAARAKLNGVRFTALAQLYFDRAVIAA; from the coding sequence ATGAAGATCCCCGCGGACCACCCGTACCTGCCGTCACTACGACGGACTCTCGACACCGCCCGCAATGAAGCCGACCCGTACGGCAATCATGCAATCGACGAATTCCTCGCTGGCCGCCTGTCACGCCGCGAACTGTTGCGCTACGCGAGCGTAATCGGACTTTCGCTCGCGGGCACGGGGCTTTTCGCCGCGCGCGAAGCGCGTGCGCAAGGCGCGACGAACGCGACGATCCGCATCGCGCATCTGATGCCGGCCGGCGCCGTCGATCCGCTCACCGTGACCGACGCCGGCGGCCTCGCGCTGCTCAATCAAACCGGTGAATTCCTCGTCGACGACGACAGCGAAAAGCTTATGCTGCGGCCCGCGCTCGCCCTGTCGTGGAAACCGGACGACAAGGGCAGCGTGTGGACCTTCAAGCTGCGTCAGAACGTCAAGTTCAGCAACGGCGAACCGTTCACCGCGAAGGACGTCGCCGCGACGTTCGACCGGCTGACCGACCCGGCAGCCGGCTCGGCCGCGCTGTCGGTCTTCAAGGGCGTACTGTCGAAGGGCGCGACCAAGGTGGTCGACGATCACACGGTCGAGTTTCATCTCGACGCGCCCACGGGCAACTTTCCGTACTACGTTTCGTCGGACAACTACAACGCGATCATTCTGCCGGCGAGCTATCAAGGCGATTACGAAAAGACCTTCGTCGGCACCGGCGCATTCAAGCTCGAAAAGTATCAGCCGAAGGTCGGCGCGTCTTTCGTGCGCAATCCCGACTACTGGGGCGAAAAAGCGCTGCCCGAACGCCTGCAGTTCACGTTCTACGCGGATCAGCAGGCGCAGATTCTCGCGCTGCAAGGCCGTCAGGCCGATGTGATGGGCACGTTCACCGTGCAGGGCGGCCGCGGGCTTCTGAACAACCCCGAATTCAAGGTAATCGGCGTGAAGTCGAGCGCGCACCGGCAGATTCACATGCGCAACGACAGCCCGCAGTTCAAGGACAAACGCGTGCGCCAGGCACTGGCACTCGCGATCGATCGCGATGTGATCGTGCGCGGGCTCTTTCAGGGCCGCGCGCAGGTCGGCAACGACAGCCCGTTCGCGCCGGTGTTTCCGTCGTCCGACGCGGGCGTGCCGCAACGCAGGATCGATGTCGCGAAGGCCAAACAGCTGCTCGCGCAAGCTGGCGTGCCGAACGGCTTCGACATTACGCTGACCACTGAAAAGTACATGGAGCTGCCCGATCTCGCGGTCGTCGTGCAGAACTACGCGAAGGCGATCGGCGTGCGCATCAACCTGAAGGTGGAAAGCCAGTCGATGTATTACGGCGCGGGCGCACCGGGCAAGTCCGACTGGCTCGACTCGCCGCTCGGCATCACCGATTACGGCGCGCGGGGCGTGCCGAACGTATTCCTGAAAGCGCCGTTGACGAGCACAGGTACGTGGAATGCTGCGCACTTCCGGAATCCGCAATACGACCGGCTCGTGGCGAATTTCGATGCGGCGCTCGACATCACGTCGCAAAAGCGCATCTCCGCCCAGATCCAGACGCTGCTGCTCGATGAAACTCCGGTGATCATTCCGTTCTTCTACGATCAGTTGATAGCGGCACGCGCGAAGCTGAACGGCGTGCGTTTCACTGCGCTCGCGCAGTTGTATTTCGATCGCGCGGTGATTGCCGCGTAG